The following coding sequences lie in one Catharus ustulatus isolate bCatUst1 chromosome 5, bCatUst1.pri.v2, whole genome shotgun sequence genomic window:
- the LOC116996227 gene encoding ribonuclease CL2-like, whose protein sequence is MTGWVLCMTLVLAALAGAVGETRYEKFLRQHVDNPRTSMLAAHRYCETMLARRRVTAPGRPCKPSNTFVHAPAEDLVAACSQAPDPTTGFHSTPRAMSITACRLHGGDTRPSCAYRARQVQHHVRVACRGGLPVHLAGTYVAPQ, encoded by the coding sequence ATGACGGGCTGGGTGCTGTGCATGaccctggtgctggcagcactggcaggggcAGTGGGCGAGACCCGCTATGAGAAGTTCCTGCGGCAGCATGTGGACAACCCCCGGACGTCCATGCTGGCGGCGCATCGCTATTGTGAGACCATGCTGGCGCGGCGTCGGGTGACGGCCCCAGGCAGGCCCTGCAAGCCCTCCAACACCTTCGTGCACGCCCCAGCTGAGGACCTGGTGGCTGCCTGCTCTCAGGCACCCGACCCCACTACTGGGTTTCACAGCACCCCAAGAGCCATGAGCATCACTGCCTGCCGCCTTCACGGTGGGGACACGCGACCATCCTGTGCCTACCGCGCCCGCCAGGTGCAGCACCACGTGCGCGTGGCCTGCCGTGGCGGGCTGCCCGTGCACCTCGCAGGCACCTATGTGGCCCCACAGTGA
- the RPS3A gene encoding 40S ribosomal protein S3a: MAVGKNKRLTKGGKKGAKKKVVDPFSKKDWYDVKAPAMFNIRNIGKTLVTRTQGTKIASDGLKGRVFEVSLADLQNDEVAFRKFKLITEDVQGKNCLTNFHGMDLTRDKMCSMVKKWQTMIEAHVDVKTTDGYLLRLFCVGFTKKRNNQIRKTSYAQHQQVRQIRKKMMEIMTREVQTNDLKEVVNKLIPDSIGKDIEKACQSIYPLHDVYVRKVKMLKKPKFELGKLMELHGEGGGAGKPSGDEAGTKVERADGYEPPVQESV, translated from the exons ATGGCGGTCGGGAAGAACAAGCGCCTCACCAAGGGCGGCAAGAAGGGCGCCAAGAAGAAAGT GGTCGACCCTTTCTCCAAGAAGGATTGGTACGATGTCAAAGCACCGGCTATGTTTAATATCCGAAACATCGGGAAGACGCTTGTCACCAGGACTCAAGGAACTA AAATTGCCTCTGATGGGCTGAAGGGCCGTGTATTTGAAGTGAGCCTGGCTGATCTGCAGAACGATGAGGTTGCCTTTCGCAAATTTAAACTGATCACTGAGGATGTTCAGGGCAAAAATTGTCTGACCAACTTCCATGGGATGGACCTCACACGGGACAAAATGTGCTCCATGGTCAAAAAATGGCAG ACAATGATTGAAGCTCATGTGGATGTCAAAACTACGGATGGGTATCTGCTGCGCCTCTTCTGTGTGGGCTTCACCAAGAAGCGCAATAACCAAATCCGCAAGACCTCCTatgcccagcaccagcaggtCCGTCAGATCCGCAAGAAAATGATGGAAATCATGACCCGGGAGGTGCAGACCAATGACCTGAAGGAAGTTGTCAATAAGCT GATCCCAGACAGCATTGGCAAGGACATCGAGAAGGCATGTCAGTCTATTTACCCTCTGCATGATGTCTATGTCCGCAAGGTGAAGATGCTCAAGAAGCCCAAGTTTGAAT TGGGCAAGCTGATGGAGCTGCATGGTGAAGGTGGTGGTGCTGGAAAGCCCTCTGGGGATGAGGCAGGCACTAAGGTAGAGCGAGCTGATGGATATGAGCCACCTGTGCAAGAGTCTGTGTGA